The following proteins are co-located in the Clavibacter capsici genome:
- a CDS encoding MFS transporter yields MSTTAPDAVAEPDPTAPPRRRVAAWALWDWGSAAFNAVVTTFVFSTYLASSLFVDPAIVAAAGDDDRNPALVAAKADTSGVISLALTLAGLLIAVLAPVLGQRSDGSGRRRLWLGINTGIVVLAMLGMVFVEPVPSYLWLGAVLLATGNVFFEFASVNYNAMLVQVSTPRTVGRVSGLGWGMGYVGGIVLLALLLALFLFDFGTPGASGLLGLPSGAEGGALDVRIAILVAAIWCAMFSIPVLVGVPEIPATPGRKRQGIVDSYRTLFRRIAELWRESPRVIVFLLASAVFRDGLAAVFTFGAIIAAQVFGFTTTEVLLFGVAANVVAGIGTFAAGWFDDRFGAKPVIVVSLACLIVGGSAVLAVGDAKAGFWATGLFLCLFVGPVQSSSRTFLARISPAGREGEMFGLYTTTGRAVSFLAPGLFGIAVAITGDTRFGIIGIVIVLLAGLVLMLRVRGADAGILRPSQNHGVPRPTNG; encoded by the coding sequence ATGAGCACCACCGCGCCCGACGCCGTCGCCGAGCCCGACCCGACCGCCCCGCCCCGCCGACGCGTCGCCGCGTGGGCGCTGTGGGACTGGGGATCCGCGGCCTTCAACGCGGTGGTCACCACCTTCGTCTTCAGCACGTACCTCGCCAGCAGCCTGTTCGTGGATCCCGCGATCGTGGCCGCCGCGGGCGACGACGACCGGAACCCCGCGCTCGTCGCCGCGAAGGCCGACACGTCCGGCGTCATCTCGCTCGCGCTGACGCTGGCCGGGCTCCTCATCGCGGTGCTCGCGCCCGTGCTCGGGCAGCGCTCCGACGGGTCCGGGCGCCGCCGCCTCTGGCTCGGGATCAACACCGGGATCGTGGTGCTCGCGATGCTCGGCATGGTGTTCGTCGAGCCCGTGCCCTCCTACCTGTGGCTCGGCGCCGTGCTGCTCGCGACCGGCAACGTGTTCTTCGAGTTCGCGAGCGTCAACTACAACGCGATGCTCGTGCAGGTGAGCACGCCGCGCACGGTCGGCCGCGTGTCCGGCCTCGGCTGGGGCATGGGCTACGTGGGCGGGATCGTGCTGCTCGCCCTGCTGCTCGCGCTCTTCCTCTTCGACTTCGGGACGCCCGGCGCGTCCGGCCTCCTCGGCCTGCCGTCGGGGGCCGAGGGCGGCGCGCTCGACGTGCGCATCGCGATCCTCGTGGCCGCGATCTGGTGCGCGATGTTCTCGATCCCCGTGCTCGTGGGCGTGCCCGAGATCCCCGCGACCCCGGGCCGGAAGCGGCAGGGCATCGTCGACTCGTACCGCACGCTGTTCCGCCGGATCGCCGAGCTGTGGCGCGAGTCGCCGCGCGTCATCGTCTTCCTGCTCGCGAGCGCGGTGTTCCGCGACGGGCTCGCGGCGGTGTTCACGTTCGGGGCGATCATCGCGGCGCAGGTCTTCGGGTTCACGACCACCGAGGTGCTGCTGTTCGGGGTCGCGGCCAACGTGGTCGCGGGGATCGGCACGTTCGCGGCCGGCTGGTTCGACGACCGCTTCGGTGCGAAGCCCGTCATCGTGGTCTCGCTCGCGTGCCTCATCGTCGGCGGATCCGCGGTGCTCGCGGTCGGCGACGCCAAGGCCGGCTTCTGGGCGACGGGCCTGTTCCTCTGCCTGTTCGTGGGGCCCGTGCAGTCGTCGAGCCGCACGTTCCTCGCGCGGATCTCGCCGGCCGGCCGCGAGGGCGAGATGTTCGGCCTCTACACGACCACGGGACGCGCGGTCTCGTTCCTCGCGCCGGGCCTCTTCGGGATCGCGGTGGCGATCACGGGCGACACGCGCTTCGGGATCATCGGCATCGTGATCGTGCTGCTGGCGGGGCTCGTGCTCATGCTGCGGGTGCGCGGGGCGGACGCGGGCATTCTTAGACCCTCTCAAAACCACGGAGTCCCGCGACCCACGAATGGATGA
- a CDS encoding phosphotransferase, which produces MDGPLEGGNMNRVEREGDAVTRDAGPWTPTVHRWLRHLALAGVEGIPQPLGIEGGRERLTYLDGVVPVYPLPGWIWADDVLVQAGRRLRDLHDASVGFALDGAVWQSPAKVPAEVICHNDFAPHNLVFADGRITGVIDMDMCSPGPRIWDVAYLATRAVPLTGSTPEGAPAMDDARRRVALLLDAYGSDATWADVLRVAILRLHDLAGISIAKADELGKPHLRDEAALYEADAACLRGILEAERAHLDPA; this is translated from the coding sequence ATGGACGGACCCCTCGAAGGCGGGAACATGAACCGCGTCGAGCGCGAGGGCGACGCCGTCACCCGCGACGCCGGCCCGTGGACGCCGACCGTGCACCGCTGGCTGCGGCACCTGGCGCTCGCGGGCGTCGAGGGGATCCCGCAGCCGCTCGGCATCGAGGGCGGCCGCGAGCGCCTCACGTACCTCGACGGCGTCGTGCCCGTCTACCCGCTGCCCGGCTGGATCTGGGCCGACGACGTGCTCGTCCAGGCCGGCCGCCGCCTCCGCGATCTGCACGACGCGAGCGTCGGCTTCGCGCTCGACGGCGCGGTCTGGCAGTCGCCGGCCAAGGTCCCGGCCGAGGTGATCTGCCACAACGACTTCGCGCCGCACAACCTCGTATTCGCCGACGGCCGCATCACGGGCGTGATCGACATGGACATGTGCTCGCCCGGCCCGCGCATCTGGGACGTCGCGTACCTGGCCACGCGCGCGGTGCCGCTGACGGGATCCACCCCGGAGGGCGCGCCGGCGATGGACGACGCCCGCCGCCGCGTCGCGCTGCTCCTCGACGCGTACGGGTCCGACGCCACGTGGGCCGACGTCCTCCGCGTCGCGATCCTCCGGCTGCATGATCTCGCCGGCATCTCGATCGCGAAGGCCGACGAGCTCGGCAAGCCGCACCTGCGCGACGAGGCCGCGCTGTACGAGGCCGACGCCGCGTGCCTCCGCGGGATCCTCGAGGCCGAGCGCGCGCACCTCGACCCCGCCTGA
- a CDS encoding NUDIX hydrolase — MSEGCQVVLVDAAGRILLQLRDDIPTIPFPGMWAIPGGMLEPGETPLACIVREVEEELGARIPPAEVTHLLTRRRSYGIEHTFTARLDVAAEDIRLTEGQRVAWFPVAEAVAMELAYEDADVLREVAGRLPRG, encoded by the coding sequence GTGAGCGAGGGCTGCCAGGTCGTGCTCGTCGACGCGGCCGGGCGGATCCTGCTGCAGCTGCGCGACGACATCCCCACCATCCCCTTCCCCGGCATGTGGGCGATCCCCGGCGGGATGCTCGAGCCGGGCGAGACGCCCCTCGCGTGCATCGTGCGCGAGGTCGAGGAGGAGCTGGGCGCGCGGATCCCGCCGGCGGAGGTGACGCACCTCCTGACGCGGAGGCGCTCCTACGGGATCGAGCACACCTTCACGGCGCGGCTCGACGTGGCGGCGGAGGACATCCGGCTCACCGAGGGGCAGCGCGTCGCGTGGTTCCCGGTGGCCGAGGCGGTCGCGATGGAGCTCGCGTACGAGGACGCGGACGTGCTGCGGGAGGTCGCGGGGCGGCTGCCGCGCGGGTGA
- a CDS encoding MarR family transcriptional regulator has product MTPAARRDADAAVDALANALHMVETAQRHLRTRIAQDIGVNVTDLTVISVVGDLGRMTPKMLASEISMGTGAVTAVIDRLVGAGHLGRVPNPRDRRSVFLELTDAGRRTLARMEADYRAAAAVALHASPALGTDETAEDIARAAVAMTAHTIDGPDAAASA; this is encoded by the coding sequence ATGACCCCAGCAGCCCGCCGCGACGCCGACGCGGCCGTGGACGCGCTCGCGAACGCGCTGCACATGGTCGAGACGGCCCAGCGGCACCTGCGCACCCGCATCGCGCAGGACATCGGCGTCAACGTGACCGACCTGACCGTGATCAGCGTCGTCGGCGACCTCGGCCGCATGACCCCGAAGATGCTCGCCTCCGAGATCTCGATGGGCACGGGCGCGGTGACCGCCGTGATCGACCGGCTCGTCGGCGCGGGCCACCTGGGCCGCGTGCCCAACCCGCGGGATCGCCGCAGCGTCTTCCTCGAGCTCACGGACGCCGGGCGGAGGACGCTCGCGCGGATGGAGGCCGACTACCGGGCGGCGGCCGCCGTGGCGCTCCACGCGTCGCCCGCGCTGGGCACCGACGAGACGGCCGAGGACATCGCGCGTGCCGCCGTCGCGATGACCGCGCACACCATCGACGGGCCGGACGCGGCGGCATCCGCGTGA
- a CDS encoding S26 family signal peptidase → MTDIQDRSTATALEQLEQELDALELDLDLDLVSEEADHDAASPALPARGAARRAARTSRSFRRRTIVMWSATILLTLLVAATLLFQASGGRWFVVQTPSMGTTAPVGALLLTTPVLVEDVQVGDVVSFHPSTTPGETYTHRVIAVDADGLTTQGDINGAVDPWKTDQEHLVGEATTILPGFGWLAKGLPLMLAGLVIVTVLTRLIASPTHRASMRMVGGSLVAAFTVFLLKPFVGLVVLDAVTAGSEVRASVVNTGLLPIRVAAEDGTATSIVSGEVGSITAPAGEAGRFHDITSTLDLPLWGWVVFFSLCALPLLYTLVVGLPAEEERRA, encoded by the coding sequence ATGACCGACATCCAGGACCGCTCGACCGCCACCGCGCTCGAGCAGCTCGAGCAGGAGCTCGACGCCCTCGAGCTCGACCTGGATCTCGACCTCGTCTCCGAGGAGGCCGACCACGACGCGGCCTCCCCGGCCCTCCCGGCGCGCGGCGCGGCTCGACGCGCCGCGCGCACCTCCCGCTCGTTCCGCCGCCGCACCATCGTGATGTGGTCGGCCACGATCCTCCTCACGCTCCTCGTCGCCGCGACGCTCCTCTTCCAGGCCTCCGGCGGCCGCTGGTTCGTCGTCCAGACCCCCTCGATGGGCACCACGGCCCCCGTCGGCGCGCTGCTGCTCACCACGCCCGTCCTCGTCGAGGACGTGCAGGTCGGCGACGTCGTCAGCTTCCACCCCTCCACCACCCCCGGCGAGACCTACACGCACCGCGTGATCGCGGTCGACGCGGACGGCCTCACCACGCAGGGCGACATCAACGGCGCGGTCGATCCCTGGAAGACCGACCAGGAGCACCTCGTCGGCGAGGCCACCACGATCCTCCCGGGCTTCGGCTGGCTCGCGAAGGGCCTGCCGCTGATGCTCGCGGGCCTCGTGATCGTGACGGTCCTCACCCGCCTCATCGCCTCGCCCACGCACCGCGCCTCGATGCGCATGGTCGGCGGATCCCTCGTCGCCGCGTTCACCGTCTTCCTGCTGAAGCCGTTCGTCGGCCTCGTCGTGCTCGACGCCGTGACGGCGGGCAGCGAGGTCCGCGCCAGCGTCGTCAACACCGGGCTCCTGCCCATCCGGGTCGCGGCCGAGGACGGCACCGCCACCTCCATCGTCTCCGGCGAGGTCGGCTCGATCACCGCCCCCGCCGGCGAGGCGGGCCGGTTCCACGACATCACCTCCACGCTCGACCTCCCGCTCTGGGGCTGGGTCGTCTTCTTCTCCCTCTGCGCCCTGCCCCTCCTCTACACGCTGGTCGTCGGCCTCCCGGCGGAGGAGGAGCGACGCGCATGA
- a CDS encoding LamG domain-containing protein translates to MSVVARLLGRAVAPAADARPRRAPRLAAIAASVSAAALGAVLLLAPGTNGAYTAAITNTNNSAASSAAFFTCSSAFAADKANALFAYPLNEATGSTTAVDAATGSYPGTYRGGMTSDTTTTRACPRDTGGAYVLDGSDFVTNTLQAQGPATFSTEVWFKTTVKGGKLIGFGNSQSGSSSAYDRHTYVSTTGQLAFGTYNGGYQTITSSANVADGAWHHVVATMSPGTGMTLYLDGARVAGNTGFTAPESNTGYWRIGYDNTSGWPNAGANYFVGSMRFAAVYKTALTATQVKAHYDAGR, encoded by the coding sequence ATGAGCGTCGTCGCCCGCCTCCTCGGCCGCGCCGTCGCCCCCGCGGCGGATGCACGCCCCCGCCGCGCACCGCGCCTCGCCGCGATCGCCGCCTCCGTCTCCGCCGCCGCCCTCGGCGCGGTGCTGCTCCTCGCGCCGGGCACGAACGGCGCGTACACCGCCGCCATCACCAACACGAACAACAGCGCCGCCTCCTCGGCCGCCTTCTTCACCTGCTCCAGCGCCTTCGCGGCCGACAAGGCCAACGCGCTCTTCGCCTACCCGCTCAACGAGGCGACGGGATCCACGACCGCCGTCGACGCGGCCACCGGGTCCTACCCCGGCACGTACCGCGGCGGCATGACGAGCGACACGACCACGACGCGCGCCTGCCCCCGCGACACCGGCGGCGCCTACGTGCTCGACGGCAGCGACTTCGTCACCAACACGCTGCAGGCGCAGGGCCCGGCGACCTTCAGCACCGAGGTCTGGTTCAAGACCACGGTGAAGGGCGGCAAGCTCATCGGCTTCGGCAACTCGCAGTCCGGATCCTCGTCGGCCTACGACCGCCACACGTACGTCTCGACGACCGGCCAGCTGGCCTTCGGCACCTACAACGGCGGCTACCAGACCATCACGAGCTCGGCCAACGTGGCCGACGGCGCCTGGCACCACGTGGTGGCCACCATGTCGCCCGGCACCGGCATGACCCTCTACCTCGACGGCGCCCGCGTCGCCGGCAACACGGGCTTCACGGCGCCGGAGAGCAACACGGGCTACTGGCGCATCGGCTACGACAACACGTCGGGCTGGCCGAACGCGGGAGCCAACTACTTCGTCGGCAGCATGCGCTTCGCCGCGGTCTACAAGACGGCGCTCACGGCCACGCAGGTCAAGGCCCACTACGACGCCGGCCGTTGA
- a CDS encoding nuclear transport factor 2 family protein — protein sequence MSIQRTPVSLLARGTAALAGIVVLAGCQAAGSSPASADPATDASPVVATTSADSGGAKGDRADSAKESANADAVSKLIADAFPDPTSEAAQSAVIAAVAPDASSHGSKAGPGGLLDQFTQAHARIPGAKAVVKHIGADGDLVAVHWQITADPADERSGEAAVDVFRFAPNGQVNEHWSFDQPVAQGTPASGNTNTMFSDLYQGSAGEPAPTEQQEEANRQLAVGAYDTLFRDHDASVLDRSFDPAYLQHNTVAANGTAALKAFFSGGAQFPAQQSVVSIADGDLVWILSQPVGAKADDPYVAADIFRVHDGLIREHWDVVPAS from the coding sequence ATGAGCATTCAACGAACTCCCGTGTCCCTGCTCGCGCGCGGCACCGCCGCGCTCGCCGGCATCGTCGTCCTCGCCGGCTGCCAGGCCGCCGGCTCCTCCCCGGCCTCCGCCGATCCCGCCACCGACGCCTCCCCCGTCGTCGCCACCACGTCCGCCGACTCCGGCGGGGCCAAGGGCGACCGCGCCGACTCCGCGAAGGAGTCCGCCAACGCGGACGCCGTGTCGAAGCTGATCGCCGACGCCTTCCCCGACCCGACCAGCGAGGCGGCGCAGTCCGCCGTCATCGCGGCCGTCGCCCCCGACGCCAGCTCGCACGGCTCGAAGGCGGGCCCCGGCGGCCTCCTCGACCAGTTCACCCAGGCGCACGCCCGCATCCCCGGCGCGAAGGCGGTCGTCAAGCACATCGGCGCCGACGGCGACCTCGTGGCCGTGCACTGGCAGATCACGGCGGACCCCGCCGACGAGCGGAGCGGAGAGGCGGCCGTCGACGTCTTCCGCTTCGCGCCGAACGGCCAGGTCAACGAGCACTGGTCGTTCGACCAGCCGGTCGCGCAGGGGACGCCCGCCAGCGGCAACACCAACACCATGTTCAGCGACCTGTACCAGGGCTCGGCCGGCGAGCCGGCGCCCACCGAGCAGCAGGAGGAGGCGAACCGGCAGCTGGCCGTGGGCGCCTACGACACCCTCTTCCGGGATCACGACGCGAGCGTGCTCGACCGCTCGTTCGACCCGGCCTACCTCCAGCACAACACGGTCGCCGCGAACGGCACGGCCGCGCTGAAGGCGTTCTTCTCCGGCGGCGCGCAGTTCCCGGCGCAGCAGTCCGTGGTCTCGATCGCGGACGGCGACCTGGTCTGGATCCTGTCGCAGCCCGTCGGCGCGAAGGCGGACGACCCCTACGTCGCCGCCGACATCTTCCGGGTGCACGACGGCCTCATCCGCGAGCACTGGGACGTGGTGCCCGCGAGCTGA
- a CDS encoding signal peptidase I encodes MSRRAGRPTRRGPLRRTLGVLGGLATALVAVAVVAVVALSALGITRVVPVLSNSMAPGMPVGSLAITAPTARTDVAVGDVVVFTAPVGPRVRVIHRVTRVFGPEDAALLEGWSPDRLAMQTKGDNNPAGDPWIVTIGDDAVWERTSVVPLLGWPFVWLGDPLVRMIAFGIVGAGAMGWVLSLIWRRPEQPVAAIPAGGTP; translated from the coding sequence GTGAGCCGCCGCGCCGGGCGGCCGACCCGCCGCGGCCCGCTCCGACGGACCCTCGGCGTGCTGGGCGGCCTGGCCACGGCCCTCGTCGCGGTGGCCGTCGTGGCGGTCGTCGCCCTCTCCGCCCTCGGGATCACGCGCGTCGTCCCGGTCCTGTCGAACTCGATGGCGCCCGGCATGCCGGTGGGCTCGCTCGCGATCACGGCGCCCACCGCGCGCACCGACGTGGCGGTCGGCGACGTGGTCGTGTTCACGGCGCCCGTCGGCCCGCGCGTGCGCGTGATCCACCGCGTCACCCGCGTCTTCGGCCCCGAGGACGCCGCCCTGCTGGAGGGCTGGTCCCCCGACCGCCTGGCCATGCAGACCAAGGGCGACAACAACCCGGCGGGCGATCCGTGGATCGTCACCATCGGCGACGACGCGGTCTGGGAGCGGACCTCGGTGGTCCCCCTGCTCGGCTGGCCGTTCGTCTGGCTGGGCGACCCGCTCGTCCGGATGATCGCATTCGGCATCGTCGGCGCGGGCGCCATGGGCTGGGTGCTCTCCCTCATCTGGCGGCGCCCGGAGCAGCCGGTCGCCGCGATCCCCGCGGGCGGGACGCCCTGA
- a CDS encoding TasA family protein, whose protein sequence is MSTTATTPRRRPWKKIVATGAVLAVGTIVAGGAYAIFTDSDTANLAVDAGQLDIELASGDYTVADIAPGDTVQRQILLSLPNATNDGNLIQSVNFAYAVAGQSAGTDDTNLPGAGESLVTGADGLTYSLQTCSGAWTTAAAGGVGPYTCSGTTTVTGTGSLASLTGAGTSFTPAQFGLTPSADGTFPTDTADVSLDTLMVLQLPTTADNDYENASVDLTFTASAIQRAGVQR, encoded by the coding sequence ATGAGCACCACCGCCACCACCCCGCGTCGCCGCCCCTGGAAGAAGATCGTCGCCACCGGCGCGGTCCTCGCGGTCGGCACCATCGTCGCCGGCGGCGCGTACGCCATCTTCACCGACTCCGACACCGCGAACCTCGCGGTCGACGCCGGCCAGCTGGACATCGAGCTGGCCAGCGGCGACTACACGGTCGCGGACATCGCGCCCGGCGACACCGTCCAGCGGCAGATCCTGCTCTCGCTGCCGAACGCCACCAACGACGGGAACCTGATCCAGTCGGTGAACTTCGCCTACGCCGTCGCCGGCCAGTCGGCGGGGACGGACGACACGAACCTCCCGGGCGCCGGCGAGTCGCTCGTCACGGGCGCGGACGGCCTGACCTACAGCCTCCAGACGTGCTCCGGCGCCTGGACGACCGCGGCCGCGGGCGGCGTGGGCCCGTACACGTGCAGCGGCACCACGACCGTCACCGGGACCGGCTCGCTCGCGTCCCTCACGGGCGCGGGCACGTCGTTCACGCCGGCCCAGTTCGGCCTCACGCCGAGCGCCGACGGGACCTTCCCGACGGACACGGCCGACGTGTCGCTCGACACCCTCATGGTGCTGCAGCTGCCCACCACTGCGGACAACGACTACGAGAACGCGAGCGTCGACCTCACGTTCACGGCGTCCGCCATCCAGCGCGCCGGCGTCCAGCGCTGA
- a CDS encoding DUF7507 domain-containing protein encodes MVGTRARHAAEPRPDVAGARSRPGIRRLAALVAAAVGAALLVTLPAQTATAASQLITESFTGTSVADPAWKPLGSACLTRATSAPGSGSSTLGVCGSRTQAPPASSTPGALQLTDNRASAVGGVVYDNAIPASGGLDIKFDQYQYGTSSGGADGIGFFLTDGSVPLTAAGPSGGSLGYAQTTTAPGVAGGYLGVGLDAFGNFSNPTEGRGTGCTTPSAGVGQRPNAIALRGPGQGLTGYCYLTGASPASSLRSTTTLSTPTADLGRTIRITVSPARLPVVTVYVGATAGASTASLTQVVQYTMTTPAPASYKLGYLASTGSFTDTHLIREVSVSSVNDLSQLTLVKQVDRTNPQPAAYAEGQTIPYQFVITNAGGLTLSGLTVNDPLVSSVSCPGSLLGTGLFLGGASVTCSGVHVVTPAEAVAGTLTNTATARAVNTVLFGVNSNSSSVTVPMVTPAPALALTKSGALTDSNGNGRADVGERIAYSFVARNAGNVSLRQVAVADPRVTGISPASVTLAPGASQTFTSTAYTVTQADVDAATPLVNTATVSGQTFAGVAAPTASSSTSTPVNGSAALTLTKGATLTGGSTPGATVAYTFSVRNTGTVPLTGVAVTDPLPGLSTLSYVWPGTAGTLGVGQTATATASYTVRQADVDAGQVANTATARGASSGGVVAQATASATVPLARTATMDLQKTATPGNVPAAGGVVTYAFRLQNTGTTSLTGVSIADPRAGVSALAYTWPGTAGALAPGQVVTASATYTVTAADVAAGSIVNTATATATAPTGVITRTATATVLAVPDPLPDAATTPQGVPVVIDVLANDGPAATGATLSRAQLAATPALVGGASGPAPASPTSGSATCVASGTERGRCTYRSAAGFTGVDVFDYALQSGAGTWNVRVTVTVTPLNRAPVARADRLVATVGGPDVTVDPRANDTDVDGDALAITVATPPAGLPGTLSCSAVLCTYRPPASGATGSFAVAYSITDRPAAPGSGATASSTLTVFLDPAPLAARGFTHRDDATLGASTGTWTSTTTVTSAAASCVAGRPVTAVAWTAVPGATDLLVERRVAGSTPGAWITVARLGGTATGFSDDRLGESRSYQWRVRPDLHRWVGVASAPSSAVAQPAAVSATGC; translated from the coding sequence GTGGTGGGTACGCGTGCGCGCCATGCCGCCGAGCCGCGCCCGGACGTCGCCGGAGCCCGCTCCCGGCCCGGGATCCGCCGGCTCGCCGCGCTCGTCGCCGCTGCCGTCGGCGCCGCGCTCCTCGTGACCCTGCCCGCGCAGACCGCGACCGCGGCGTCGCAGCTCATCACCGAGTCGTTCACCGGGACGAGCGTCGCCGACCCCGCGTGGAAGCCGCTCGGCAGCGCCTGCCTCACGCGCGCCACGTCGGCGCCGGGGAGCGGCAGCTCCACCCTGGGCGTCTGCGGGTCCCGCACCCAGGCGCCGCCCGCGAGCTCCACCCCGGGTGCGCTCCAGCTCACCGACAACCGCGCCAGCGCGGTCGGCGGCGTCGTCTACGACAACGCGATCCCGGCCAGCGGCGGCCTCGACATCAAGTTCGACCAGTACCAGTACGGCACCTCCTCCGGCGGCGCCGACGGCATCGGCTTCTTCCTCACCGACGGATCCGTGCCGCTCACCGCGGCGGGCCCGTCCGGCGGATCCCTCGGCTACGCCCAGACCACGACCGCGCCGGGCGTCGCGGGCGGCTACCTCGGCGTCGGCCTCGACGCGTTCGGCAACTTCTCGAACCCCACCGAGGGGCGCGGCACGGGCTGCACCACGCCGAGCGCCGGCGTCGGCCAGCGTCCGAACGCCATCGCGCTGCGCGGTCCCGGCCAGGGCCTGACGGGGTACTGCTACCTCACCGGCGCATCGCCGGCGTCGAGCCTCCGCTCGACCACGACGCTGAGCACGCCGACCGCCGACCTCGGCCGGACCATCCGCATCACGGTCTCGCCCGCGCGGCTCCCCGTCGTCACCGTGTACGTGGGCGCGACGGCCGGTGCGTCCACCGCCTCGCTCACGCAGGTCGTGCAGTACACGATGACGACCCCGGCCCCCGCCTCCTACAAGCTCGGCTACCTCGCCTCGACGGGATCCTTCACGGACACGCACCTGATCCGCGAGGTGAGCGTCTCGAGCGTCAACGACCTGTCGCAGCTCACCCTGGTGAAGCAGGTCGACCGGACGAACCCGCAGCCGGCGGCGTACGCCGAGGGGCAGACGATCCCCTACCAGTTCGTGATCACCAACGCCGGGGGGCTGACGCTCTCGGGCCTGACCGTGAACGACCCCCTGGTCTCGTCGGTCTCCTGCCCCGGGAGCCTGCTCGGGACGGGGCTCTTCCTCGGCGGCGCGTCGGTGACCTGCTCGGGGGTCCACGTCGTGACGCCCGCGGAGGCGGTGGCCGGGACGCTCACGAACACCGCGACCGCTCGGGCCGTCAACACCGTGCTCTTCGGCGTGAACAGCAACTCGAGCTCCGTCACGGTGCCGATGGTGACGCCCGCGCCCGCGCTCGCCCTCACCAAGAGCGGCGCGCTCACGGACTCCAACGGCAACGGCCGGGCGGACGTCGGCGAGCGGATCGCGTACTCCTTCGTGGCGCGGAACGCCGGGAACGTGTCGCTGCGGCAGGTGGCGGTGGCGGATCCGCGCGTGACCGGCATCAGCCCCGCCTCCGTCACCCTCGCGCCGGGTGCGTCGCAGACCTTCACGTCCACCGCGTACACCGTGACCCAGGCCGACGTGGACGCCGCGACGCCGCTCGTGAACACCGCCACCGTCTCCGGCCAGACGTTCGCCGGCGTGGCCGCCCCGACCGCGAGCTCCTCGACGAGCACGCCGGTCAACGGGTCCGCGGCCCTCACCCTCACCAAGGGCGCGACGCTCACGGGCGGGTCGACGCCGGGCGCCACGGTCGCGTACACGTTCTCCGTCAGGAACACCGGCACGGTACCGCTCACGGGCGTCGCGGTCACGGATCCGCTGCCCGGGCTCTCGACCCTCTCCTACGTCTGGCCCGGCACCGCCGGGACCCTGGGCGTCGGCCAGACCGCCACGGCGACCGCCAGCTACACGGTGCGGCAGGCCGACGTCGACGCCGGCCAGGTCGCGAACACCGCGACCGCGCGCGGCGCGAGCTCCGGCGGCGTGGTGGCGCAGGCGACCGCGAGCGCCACCGTCCCGCTCGCCCGCACCGCGACGATGGACCTCCAGAAGACCGCGACGCCCGGCAACGTGCCGGCGGCGGGCGGCGTCGTGACGTACGCGTTCCGGCTGCAGAACACCGGGACGACGTCGCTCACGGGCGTCTCCATCGCGGACCCGCGCGCGGGCGTCTCGGCCCTCGCCTACACGTGGCCCGGGACCGCGGGCGCCCTCGCGCCCGGCCAGGTCGTCACCGCGTCCGCCACGTACACGGTGACGGCCGCGGACGTGGCCGCCGGATCCATCGTCAACACCGCGACGGCCACCGCGACCGCCCCGACCGGCGTCATCACGCGCACGGCGACGGCGACCGTGCTCGCCGTGCCGGACCCGCTGCCGGACGCCGCGACGACGCCGCAGGGCGTGCCCGTCGTGATCGACGTGCTCGCGAACGACGGCCCCGCCGCGACGGGCGCGACCCTCAGCCGCGCCCAGCTCGCGGCGACGCCCGCGCTCGTGGGCGGCGCCTCGGGCCCCGCGCCCGCGTCGCCGACGTCCGGCAGCGCCACGTGCGTCGCGAGCGGCACCGAGCGGGGGCGCTGCACCTACCGGTCGGCCGCCGGGTTCACGGGCGTCGACGTCTTCGACTACGCGCTGCAGAGCGGCGCCGGCACCTGGAACGTGCGGGTCACCGTCACGGTCACGCCCCTGAACCGCGCGCCCGTCGCGCGGGCCGACCGGCTGGTCGCGACGGTCGGCGGGCCCGACGTCACGGTCGACCCCCGGGCCAACGACACCGACGTGGACGGCGACGCGCTGGCCATCACGGTCGCCACGCCGCCGGCCGGGCTCCCCGGCACGCTCTCCTGCTCGGCCGTCCTCTGCACGTACCGGCCGCCGGCCTCGGGGGCGACGGGATCCTTCGCGGTCGCCTACTCGATCACCGACCGACCGGCCGCACCCGGATCCGGCGCCACCGCGTCCTCCACCCTCACGGTGTTCCTGGATCCCGCACCGCTCGCGGCCCGCGGCTTCACGCACCGGGACGACGCGACGCTCGGCGCCTCCACCGGCACCTGGACCTCGACGACGACCGTCACGTCCGCCGCCGCGAGCTGCGTCGCCGGCCGCCCCGTCACCGCCGTCGCCTGGACCGCGGTCCCCGGCGCCACGGACCTCCTCGTCGAGCGCCGGGTCGCGGGAAGCACGCCCGGGGCCTGGATCACGGTCGCCCGCCTCGGCGGAACCGCGACGGGCTTCTCGGACGACCGGCTCGGCGAGTCCCGCTCCTACCAGTGGCGCGTCCGGCCCGACCTGCACCGCTGGGTCGGCGTCGCCAGCGCCCCGTCCTCCGCGGTCGCCCAGCCGGCGGCCGTCTCCGCGACGGGCTGCTGA